A single genomic interval of Rhododendron vialii isolate Sample 1 chromosome 3a, ASM3025357v1 harbors:
- the LOC131320647 gene encoding glycerol-3-phosphate dehydrogenase [NAD(+)] 2, chloroplastic-like isoform X2 — protein sequence MPAMVEPPFSNPLFSSKITHNLKSVHCSSQAPNFLPIRYNSRTTTACSCSAENVDPAPVLLPHSIVFSRNPNLSSDISNRTTKDRREVVRLAWEKLVRWSRSWRSKAKTDDVLERTNKVVVLGGGSFGTAMAAHIGNRKSHLEVNMLVRDPQICRSINEKHCNIKYFPEHKLPENVVATTDAKAALLNADFCLHAIPVQFSSSFLEGIADCVDPGLPFISLSKGLELNTLRMMSQIIPRALRNPRQPYIVLSGPSFALELMNNLPTAMVVASKDKKLAKAAQQLLASTNLRISTSRDVTGVEIAGALKNVLAIAAGIVEGMNLGNNSMAALVAQGCSEIRWLATKMGAKSTTITGLSGTGDIMLTCFVNLSRNRTVGVRLGSGENLDDILRSMNQVAEGVSTAGAVIALAQKYNVKMPVLTAVARIIDNELTPQKAVRELMSLPQVEEV from the exons ATGCCGGCAATGGTAGAACCACCGTTTTCAAACCCACTCTTCTCTTCCAAAATCACTCACAATCTCAAATCAGTACACTGTTCATCCCAAGCTCCCAATTTCCTCCCCATCCGCTACAATAGCCGCACCACCACTGCCTGTTCCTGTTCTGCTGAAAATGTTGACCCCGCCCCAGTTCTTCTCCCTCACTCGATAGTTTTCTCGCGGAACCCTAACCTCAGCTCAGATATTTCCAACCGGACCACCAAAGACCGCCGCGAAGTGGTCCGGCTCGCCTGGGAGAAGCTGGTCCGGTGGTCCCGCTCGTGGCGCTCCAAGGCCAAGaccgacgacgttcttgagCGCACTAACAAG GTGGTGGTACTTGGCGGTGGATCTTTTGGAACAGCAATGGCTGCACATATTGGAAATAGAAAGTCTCATTTAGAAGTTAACATGCTTGTTCGTGATCCTCAAATTTGTCGATCAATTAATGAGAAGCACTGCAATAT TAAGTACTTCCCAGAACACAAGCTACCAGAAAATGTTGTGGCAACAACCGACGCCAAAGCAGCCTTGCTCAATGCGGATTTTTGCCTCCATGCCATACCAGTGCAG TTCAGTTCATCTTTTCTAGAAGGAATCGCGGATTGTGTTGATCCAGGCTTGCCATTCATATCCCTCAGTAAAGGGCTAGAGCTCAATACATTAAGGATGATGTCTCAAATAATCCCACGAGCACTGAGGAATCCTCGCCAGCCTTATATTGTATTGTCAGGACCTTCATTTGCACTGGAATTGATGAACAATTTGCCAACAG CAATGGTGGTGgcatcaaaagacaaaaaactgGCAAAAGCAGCCCAACAGCTTCTAGCTTCTACAAATCTGAGAATCAGCACATCAAG GGATGTTACAGGGGTTGAAATTGCAGGTGCGCTAAAGAATGTACTTGCAATAGCGGCAGGGATTGTGGAAGGGATGAATCTTGGCAATAATTCTATGGCAGCTCTTGTTGCGCAAGGTTGTTCTGAGATACGGTGGTTAGCAACAAAG ATGGGTGCGAAGTCAACGACAATAACTGGTCTATCAGGAACTGGGGACATCATGCTTACATGTTTCGTCAACCTTTCAAGAAACCGAACGGTTGGAGTTCGTCTTGGATCAGGGGAAAATCTCGATGATATACTAAGATCCATGAATCAG GTGGCAGAAGGTGTATCGACTGCAGGAGCTGTGATTGCTTTGGCACAAAAATACAACGTAAAAATGCCAGTTTTGACAGCAGTTGCACGGATCATAGACAATGAACTGACGCCCCAAAAAGCTGTTCGTGAACTGATGAGCCTGCCTCAG GTTGAAGAAGTATGA
- the LOC131320647 gene encoding glycerol-3-phosphate dehydrogenase [NAD(+)] 2, chloroplastic-like isoform X1 has protein sequence MPAMVEPPFSNPLFSSKITHNLKSVHCSSQAPNFLPIRYNSRTTTACSCSAENVDPAPVLLPHSIVFSRNPNLSSDISNRTTKDRREVVRLAWEKLVRWSRSWRSKAKTDDVLERTNKVVVLGGGSFGTAMAAHIGNRKSHLEVNMLVRDPQICRSINEKHCNIKYFPEHKLPENVVATTDAKAALLNADFCLHAIPVQFSSSFLEGIADCVDPGLPFISLSKGLELNTLRMMSQIIPRALRNPRQPYIVLSGPSFALELMNNLPTAMVVASKDKKLAKAAQQLLASTNLRISTSRDVTGVEIAGALKNVLAIAAGIVEGMNLGNNSMAALVAQGCSEIRWLATKMGAKSTTITGLSGTGDIMLTCFVNLSRNRTVGVRLGSGENLDDILRSMNQVAEGVSTAGAVIALAQKYNVKMPVLTAVARIIDNELTPQKAVRELMSLPQSLDCRLKKYEYAGFDLEYEIIHQRIDEQIQRRTPQSTNIHYDVLCKSFFSG, from the exons ATGCCGGCAATGGTAGAACCACCGTTTTCAAACCCACTCTTCTCTTCCAAAATCACTCACAATCTCAAATCAGTACACTGTTCATCCCAAGCTCCCAATTTCCTCCCCATCCGCTACAATAGCCGCACCACCACTGCCTGTTCCTGTTCTGCTGAAAATGTTGACCCCGCCCCAGTTCTTCTCCCTCACTCGATAGTTTTCTCGCGGAACCCTAACCTCAGCTCAGATATTTCCAACCGGACCACCAAAGACCGCCGCGAAGTGGTCCGGCTCGCCTGGGAGAAGCTGGTCCGGTGGTCCCGCTCGTGGCGCTCCAAGGCCAAGaccgacgacgttcttgagCGCACTAACAAG GTGGTGGTACTTGGCGGTGGATCTTTTGGAACAGCAATGGCTGCACATATTGGAAATAGAAAGTCTCATTTAGAAGTTAACATGCTTGTTCGTGATCCTCAAATTTGTCGATCAATTAATGAGAAGCACTGCAATAT TAAGTACTTCCCAGAACACAAGCTACCAGAAAATGTTGTGGCAACAACCGACGCCAAAGCAGCCTTGCTCAATGCGGATTTTTGCCTCCATGCCATACCAGTGCAG TTCAGTTCATCTTTTCTAGAAGGAATCGCGGATTGTGTTGATCCAGGCTTGCCATTCATATCCCTCAGTAAAGGGCTAGAGCTCAATACATTAAGGATGATGTCTCAAATAATCCCACGAGCACTGAGGAATCCTCGCCAGCCTTATATTGTATTGTCAGGACCTTCATTTGCACTGGAATTGATGAACAATTTGCCAACAG CAATGGTGGTGgcatcaaaagacaaaaaactgGCAAAAGCAGCCCAACAGCTTCTAGCTTCTACAAATCTGAGAATCAGCACATCAAG GGATGTTACAGGGGTTGAAATTGCAGGTGCGCTAAAGAATGTACTTGCAATAGCGGCAGGGATTGTGGAAGGGATGAATCTTGGCAATAATTCTATGGCAGCTCTTGTTGCGCAAGGTTGTTCTGAGATACGGTGGTTAGCAACAAAG ATGGGTGCGAAGTCAACGACAATAACTGGTCTATCAGGAACTGGGGACATCATGCTTACATGTTTCGTCAACCTTTCAAGAAACCGAACGGTTGGAGTTCGTCTTGGATCAGGGGAAAATCTCGATGATATACTAAGATCCATGAATCAG GTGGCAGAAGGTGTATCGACTGCAGGAGCTGTGATTGCTTTGGCACAAAAATACAACGTAAAAATGCCAGTTTTGACAGCAGTTGCACGGATCATAGACAATGAACTGACGCCCCAAAAAGCTGTTCGTGAACTGATGAGCCTGCCTCAG TCTCTGGATTGTAGGTTGAAGAAGTATGAATATGCTGGGTTCGATCTAGAATACGAAATTATTCATCAGAGGATAGATGAACAGATACAGAGGCGCACGCCACAATCAACTAATATACATTACGACGTTTTGTGTAAATCATTCTTTTCTGGTTGA